In a single window of the Rhinoraja longicauda isolate Sanriku21f chromosome 10, sRhiLon1.1, whole genome shotgun sequence genome:
- the eif2s1b gene encoding eukaryotic translation initiation factor 2 subunit 1b: MPALSCRFYQHKFPEVEDVVMVNVRSIAEMGAYVSLLEYNNIEGMILLSELSRRRIRSINKLIRIGRNECVVVIRVDKEKGYIDLSKRRVSQEETIKCEDKFTKSKTVYSILRHVAEVLEYTKDEQLDSLFQRTAWVFDEKYRRPGYGAYDAFKHAVSDPAILDTLDLTEEERGVLLENIRRRLTPQAVKIRADIEVACYGYEGIDAVKEALRAGLGCSTEIMPIKINLIAPPRYVMTTTTLERTEGLSVLNQAMSAIKDRIEEKRGVFNIQMEPKVVTDTDETELARQLERLERENAEVDGDDDADEMEAKTED, translated from the exons ATGCCTGCTCTTAGCTGTCGATTTTACCAGCACAAATTTCCAGAAGTGGAAGATGTGGTGATGGTAAATGTCCGTTCTATCGCTGAGATGGGTGCCTATGTAAGCCTTCTAGAATACAACAACATTGAAGGCATGATTCTCCTCAGTGAGCTTTCAAGGAGACGTATCCGATCTATCAACAAACTTATTCGTATCGGTAGGAATGAATGTGTGGTTGTGATCAGAGTGGACAAGGAGAAAG GTTATATCGATCTGTCTAAGCGCAGAGTTTCCCAAGAAGAAACCATAAAATGTGAAGACAAGTTTACCAAATCCAAGACT GTTTACAGTATCTTACGACATGTGGCAGAAGTGCTTGAGTACACAAAAGATGAACAGCTAGACTCCTTATTTCAGAGGACAGCATGGGTTTTTGATGAGAAGTACCGGAGGCCTGGATATGGAGCTTATGATGCGTTTAAACACGCAGTTTC AGACCCTGCCATTCTAGACACTCTTGATTTGACAGAAGAAGAGCGGGGTGTGTTGCTTGAAAATATTAGACGGCGTCTGACCCCACAGGCTGTTAAAATTCGAGCAG ATATTGAAGTTGCATGTTATGGATATGAAGGTATTGATGCTGTAAAAGAGGCGCTTCGAGCTGGTCTAGGATGTTCTACAGAAATCATGCCCATTAAG ATAAATCTAATAGCTCCTCCAAGATACGTCATGACTACCACAACACTTGAACGTACAGAAGGTCTTTCTGTTCTAAACCAAGCTATGTCCGCCATTAAAGATCGTATTGAGGAGAAAAGAGGAGTTTTCAATATCCAAATGGAG CCCAAAGTGGTTACAGATACGGATGAAACGGAGCTGGCTAGACAACTTGAACGACTGGAGCGGGAAAATGCTGAGGTTGACGGAGATGATGATGcagatgaaatggaagcaaaaACTGAAGATTAA